Sequence from the Gloeocapsopsis dulcis genome:
AAGCAATCAGGTGCATACTGCATGACTTCGCGCAAAAACCAAAAGCTAGAAGTCACTTGTCTAATAACTCGCCTTATACGCTGGTTTTCTGCTAACCACTCGACAGTCTTATCTTCGGGTTTGGCTTGATACGCAAACGCTAAGCCCTCTAATAAGTGCATTTCAACTTCAATATAATCCAACTGAGAGCGCCACTTCCCTGAAACAGGAATTACCGCTGCATCTGCAATACGATCTAAACGCAGACTCCAATTGTGAACGAGTTCGGGTATATCTGAGTTGCCTTCTGTTTCTTCACACCAACAATCGAGGTATTGGCGTTTTTCATGCAAGTTAATTTTGCCATGACGAACAGTGAAGTTCCAGATTCGTCCTGCAGCATCTTGATAAGAAAGCTGAAATGGTTGATGACGCAGCAAGTAACGGTCAATTTCTAACCGCCAAGCTGGAGGTAGATTCTCTAAAAAGCGCTCGATTTCTCGGCGTAAGGGTAAGGACACTTCATTGCGTTCTAGAAGTAAGTTCGCAATAATTTCTGCCTGTTCTACTTGTCCAGTATCTGTTAAAGCCTGAAAAGACCTTGTTAATGCGCGAATACGTTCTGGCGACCAATCGCTGTTGGGAGCAATTAGTAATTGGTGACGGGCGATCGCTTCTACAAGTTTAGAGATATTTGGGCGATCGCCCCACATCATACCAAGTTCGCGAGCAAGCTTCTCTAGTTCAGCTTTGTCCCGTTCTGAAATTGATAGAGTAATCGACTGACCTTTACGGCTCATATTTGTACGGACACTTTTATCTGCGCACTTCTTGTCAATCTCTATTTTGAGTGCCAATATAGAAAGCAACAACAGTTTACGGACAATAAATAAGTATATGTCCGATTATTGCATTACCCTCAAGCCTGTTTACTCCTGTCCTGCTTCAGAAACACCAAGGGGTGTGAAGCTACCGGAAGGCTGGTCACTTGCCTGGCATCAAGCTGCAACATTGGAGGCAATACGAGATCCAAATATTGACGTTATCTTCAATACCGCCATGACAGGCGACGGCAAAAGTTTGGCAGCTTATCTAGAGACTCTACTGACAGATTTTTGTGCAGTTGGGCTGTATCCAACTAATGAACTTGCCCGTGACCAAGAGACTCAAATTAAGGGATACATTGATAAATTCCAGCCGTACAGCAAGCCACGTGTGGTTCGACTCAGTGGACAAGAGTTAGAAATATATGCTGAAAATGAGGGTTTAAAAAAAGCGGCAGCAATTGCTACTCGCACAGGTCAAGCTGAAATCCTGCTAACTAACCCTGATATCCTTCACTACTTGCATCGAGATGCGTATTTAACTCGTGGTGACAGTCCTGATAAGTTGTGGAACCGAATTGACAAGAATTTTGACCTATTTATTTTTGATGAATTTCATGTTTTCCAGGCTCCACAAATCGCTAGTGTGATTAACACAATGCTGTTAATCAAAAATACCAATCGCCGCAAAAAATTTCTCTTTCTATCAGCAACTCCAAATAAACAATTGCTAGAACGATTGAAAATAGCTGGATTTCGGTGTAAGGATAACCCAATTGATCAAAGTAAATACCAGTTTCCTGATACAGCTAATGAATGCTCTCAATTGGAAACACAAGGATGGCGACAGGTATCGCGGGAAATTACCTTGAATTTCATTTCCTTGGAACCAACTTCTAAGGCATCTGAAACTTGGCTGAAAGAAAACAGGGATCGCATCCTAACTCAGTTTCAAAAACATCCTGACAGCAAAGGAGCAATCATCCTTAACTCAATTGCAGCAGTAAAGCGTCTTACACCGTTTTTTCGAGAAATATTAGAGCCTCATGGCTTGGTGGTTGGCGAGAATACAGGCTTATCTGGGAAGGAAGAGAAAGAGCGATCGCTACAAGCTGACTTGGTTCTCGGCACTAGCACAATTGATGTCGGAGTTGACTTCAAGATTAATTTTCTCATCTTTGAATCAGCAGATGCAGGTAGTTTCATTCAGCGTCTAGGAAGGCTGGGACGGCATGACGGCTACGAACAGAACGGACAAAAGATTGCTTTTGAAACATTCACAGCTTACGCACTAACACCAAATTTTTTAGTAGAAAAGCTGTTCCTCGGCGACACTCCAATTCTAGAAGCTACTGGCATTTATGACCGTTCTTTTTTCCATCACCAAATTCGTGAAAACTACCGCCGAATTAATGATTTTGAAGGATACTACTCTCGCTGGGGTGCAGTTCAGTCAATGCGGATTTGCCTACAGCTAGGACATAAAACAATTAAGCAGCAATATGAAAGCAGTCAAAAGGCATTTCAAACGGCTTGTGAAGAGGTGTTTAACACTAACTTAAAAAAAGTATTTGGTCGTAGTAAAGCATGGGAAAGAGAGTGGCAGCAACTCTCAGGTAACGGTAAGGGAAATCCTATTGCCGAAGATGCTTCCAGTTTTCGAGGCTTTAGTCCTCTTCAGTGTGGTATTTATGATTTAACAGAATCGAATGAGATAGATAGGTTTAAAACTTACGATTTACCAGGAATTTTGGGCAATCTGGAAATTGAGGTGATGACTAAAGAGGGGTTTATGCAACTTCTCAAAGAAACCACTGAACGCATCGGACAACCGATTCCTAAAGGTCGATTTGCCCATTGTCTCGCCTTCATGAAGTTACGGACATATCGGGAAGAACGGCTGAATTGGCGATTTACCTATTCAGGAAAATTGGATGCGATCGCAGATGCTTGGAAGGTTCAGGTGTTGACGGGGATTGAGGTTTGGCAACCTGAGAACTATTGGATTGGTGAGATTAACAAGCGGCTGAAGAAGCAAGCTTTGGTGAGTTATGTGATTCGTCGTCCAGTGGCGGAGGTGCGATCGCGCTTGCGACTCCCCATGCACTTTGCGATTTACCCAATTAGCGACCAGTACAGTTTTCACGATACAACTGCACCCTATTCTATTGCTTTCAGCCAGTCAGCTTTACTGCTGGATACCCTTGCTTACTCATTTAAAAGTCAAGGAGGTGAGATATGGATTGCTGGATAGTTTCAATCCCTGATAGGGATTAAGGGTGAATTTTGCAGGGAAGCTTACGGCAATAAGCACAGACTTATTCGTTTCAATCCCTGATAGGGATTTGAGATTCCTGCAACCCGTGAAATGAGATGTTCTTCGTCAAGGATGTCATGAAAGGGTTGAATAAGTCAACTCTTATGGATTGTTGAATAAGTCTGCGCTCTTTTCTTTGCTTGACATGAGCTATCGCTTTCAGTACCTTCAGATTAAGCAAATCGCTGAAGCCCAGAAATGATAGGCATTTGGGCTGACGGATTTGCTTGGAAAAAATTCTAAAAGGAGGTGATAAATAATCATGCTTGTCAAATTGACCAATCTTGAGCGATTAATTGCAGTCCTAAAAGACGGTCAGTGGCATTCGAGCGATGAGCTAGCTAACAAAGTCAGCTGGCGCTTCGGACACACAGTGTTTGAAGCTCGTAAGAAGGGCTACTCAATTGAGAAGCGGAAGGTTGCCCACAACCGATTTGAATATCGGATGCTGGCAGCATAACGCATTTCATAGCTCCTGTAGGGATTTCTCTGGATAGCCAGAGAGTCCCTTACAAGAGAGGGAAGTCTTAGGCAGCTTGCGACATTAAGTTCAGGCGTAGGCAATCTTAACCCCCATTTGCTAGAAGCAAGACTTATAGCACAGGCTGGTTAAGCTCCAACAAAAGAACAAATCTAAAGCAGCTAACCTTACTAAAGCTTCCCTCTCTTTCCTACTCATTGAAACATTCATTCAAACTCAACAAAATCTCAATATGCCTCACACAACACCAACACTAGAAGAAATCAAGGTACTTTCTCCGCAACTGCCAAAGAAAATTCCTTATCTCAAAATGCTAAGTTTGTTTGGTTCTCGCGCCAGAGGTGATACCAATGCTAATAGTGATTGGGACTTTGCCGCTCTCTATGATGAAGAACTACGAAAAGAACATGTAGGTGATAATGCTTGGGCTTGGTTTGAAGTGCCTCAATTGATTGGTCAGCTTTTTGAAATTAACAGCGACATAATTGATGTTGTAGAACTAAATAGCTGTTCCTGGTTAATCGCTCACTTCATTGCTCGTGATGGAATCCTTCTTTATGAGAAAGACCCTGGAGGGTTTGAGTATTTTCGGCTAACAGCACTAAAGAGTGAATCAGAGCTTAAAAAGTTTCGTCAAGACCAACGCCAGCTAATTGAAATGGACTTGAAAAAGTGGGGTGTATGACTGATGGAATGCGAAACATTTTAGTCTATCAGTACAAAGAGATAGACAGCCGAATCGTATTTACAGCTATTCAAAAAGCTTTGACTCAATATCCACATTATATACAGCAAATTACGGCTTATCTAGATTCATTAGAGGGATAAGATGGCTAAGAAACGTAAAAGCTTTGAGCAGGAAGAAAAACAGTTATCGCTATTTGATCATCAAGATGAATCAGACCTAACCCCCCCAGCCCCCCTTCCCTACAAGGGAATGGGGGAGCCGGACTCCCCTCTCCTACAAGGAAAGGGGTTGGGGGAGAGGTTAACTGAGCAGGATTCAGATGATGATTGGTTGCAAGATGAGGATTTAGATTCGGACTTTGAACCCTCTAATCGCACTATCGAACCCCAGTCCCGCGAGTTACTAACCCTCAAGCTACTACGAGAGGCAATTCAGACTCAAAATCCTCACGATCAGGTGATAAGCGACTTTGCAGAGTATGTTTTACCTAATCTTCTGCGGGTGGCAATTGGCGTTACAGCAAAAGGCGGTAAGTTTTTTGATGAACTAGATCGCAAGAATGAAGCGGAAGGAAAAGATAGAGTTCGACGGGACAATGCAGGCGATCAATCACTCAATACTCACTTGCTCAATGGACTGTTTCCAGCTAATTTAATTGAGCAACGGTTAGAAAAACTTAATACCACTGTGCAGCGGGTGGTGCGAGAACGCGAACGGCGGATCGTAATTGCTGGGTTTATTCTCCATGACTTTGAGAAATTCCCCGATGTCCCTGCTGATTGTCGCAAATTATCGTTAGAACAACATCGTCAAATTATTGATGAAAAAGTGCGTCAGCTAGGTTTAGATCGCTTCATCAATCCTGATGATTCAGATGCCTACAGAGAGTATTTGGATGATTTACTTTGTGTTGCCTATAACGCTCAACGACGGTGGGATACTAACTGGAACTTTTCGGAGTTTGGACTAAACCCAGTATTACGCGATCGCACTCTCCGCGCTCTTTCCGATTTAACCTGTTTAGCTGATTCCTTAGCTTCTATCATCAAACATCCTCAGGATGCTGAAAATACAAGGCTAAATGAGTTAATTCATAGCCTGAGTGATGGACAACTAAAATTTACTTACCACAGCATTGCGGAGAACCGAGGCGTACTCACCAACGTAGTAAATAACGCTTTGATGGAGGCTCACGTCAGCCTTAATACTCAGAACTGCGCCTACTATGAACCACTGCTCTATCTACCAACTGGTGTAATCTACTTGGCACAACGGGACGCACCCTCTGTACAAGTTGAAGATTTACCAGAACGGGTTGTTAACAAGATTAAGCAATTCTGTGCCAGTCAGCTACGTCTGCGACAAACAGGCTTTGGCAGAGATGGCAAGGGGATGAAATATGCCGAGTACTACAATCTGTTTTTTGATGCTCCAGATTTAATGCGAGTTGCTCTGGATGCTACTTTACGCATTTTAAGAACTGGAAAGAGTTCGGTTGCAAAAAGCCGCAGTGATAATCTCATCAAATTTCAGCAACAGAATGTTTTATCGGCTGATTATAACTTTGAGTTTACTGACGATATTCGCATTGACCAAATTGCAGAGTTTGGAGACTTAATTAGCCGCAAAATTTGGGGAGAACAAGTAAAGCAAATCGAAGCGGAACGGAAGAAGGACAAAAAACTCCCTACAATACCCCATCTAGATATTGTCGAAGAAATTGCCAAATTCTGGAATTTGTCGGAGTACCTACTCCCTATCCGAGAAATCCAACGAATCAATGAAAGTCTGAAGGAACACAAGCTAAAGGGTAATACTGGTGGCGTTCCCTACGAATGGTATTACTTAGGCGCAAAGTATCTAGAACGTCACCCAGGACTTGAGGATGTGCGGGAGATTTGTCAGGATGCGATCGCCTACATTTCCCAACTCATTAAACCCACCGTTGTACAGTACAAACTGCCTGATGGTTGGGACGATTTGCGATTGTGGGTGACACGGGTTGTCATGCTACCCGGAAAAGCTACATCTGTCACAACATCTGCTGAAGTATTCTTACAAGAGTTATCAGGTTATCAATTAGCTAAAAAACCGGGGAGAGGACGACAGCTAATCTGTTCTATTTCTCATTCTCCTTATACGGTAACTGAGCAGATGGAGTCAGCCGTGTTATTCACCCCTCAGGTTTATACCAATAAACAAATGCTGGGAGGTTCTAACGCTAAACGCAATATTTCTAGCATTGCTGGCATTGAAATGATGCTGCGGCAAATTTTGATGAATCAAACTCAAGCAGTGGGTAAAAGATTTGAGGATGGTAAGTATCGCTATCTCTATTTCTATCCGACTTATTACTTCACGCCAGAGACTAACAAGTTTCTGCAAAAGGCGTACAATGGTATTGCTCAAACTCGCTTTGATACCAGCATCCGCAATCACTTCATTAGTAAGGATTTGCAAGCGAACTTAGAACGCGATCGCTATCAAAGTGTTGATGCTTTCCTAATTAACGAAAATATCGAATCTGGCAAAGACCGTACCTTCAAACTGTCCTATCCAGAAGACCAACCTTTGACATTTTACTTCATGGCGCTACCTCCTGGTCGAGATGGCACTGATACCGAATCTTGGGTAATGCCAAGTTGGTTAGCGTTTGCGTTTCCAATGATTCTGGATGTCAAGACGGTAGTTTCAGAGTCACCCATTCCCCCATTTAATGATGGTGCAGAGTTTGAGGAAAGTGTCTTTCTTGATAGTGCGCCACAGGCATTTAGGGTGTTGACGAAACGCGATCGCTTCCGTCTTGATTACATCCTTGAAGGATGGACGGAAGACAGTAAAGAATATTCCGCACCACTTAATCTGCTAACAGCCGCCTATGCTATTCACCTTGATGTTAATGCTAGACAGGGTAAATCTGGTTATGACTCTAACTGGGGACGTTTTACTGAACTGGCAAAGGATTTTGAAACCAGTCCACTCTATGTATTTAGCTACCTAAATCGATGGGTGCGTAACCAAAACGTTGAAACGGCACGAATTGAGAAAATAAAGCTTTATGCTTACCACTTTTACCCCTGTTTTGACCCTTATGCCAAATTTAACCCGGAAATGGAGGAATTAATTGTGGGAGAAGAATCATCTTTAAATCACCCCCAAAAGCTGACTGAACTTTATCGCCAATTCTACCGAGCAAATAAGCGATATAACCCCAAAGCAAATGCAGTATTAAAACCTATTGATATTGCATCAAAAACAATTCTTGAAGCTGACACAAGTTTTCAGGGTGAAGCCTTAGTTACTGTTGTTGCGGCTGAAGTCTTCAAGTTAATGGATCGGGTTCATGCTTCCACAGCAGAGGGACATTGGATCTTCAAGAATCGCGAAGAAGAACGACAGGCAATTTTAGACTTTGCTCGGTACTTTGTGAAGGAAGTTTTTGAAAATTCTTTTGCAGGCGATCGCGCTCGTTTAGCAGGTCGTCAAATTAACCTAATTAAAGACACTTGTGAGTTTCTATACCGACTAGAGGATGACAGAGAAAATCGCGCTAGAAATAGTGACCAATCAACTGATAACTCCCCGAATGAAGCTGAAGAATAAAGCTTTATTTATTTTAATGAACTTCACATTTTTTTTTGGAGATAAAGCATGTCTTTTTTAAAAACAATTGATCAAAAGTTTTTTCTTACAGAAATTCCCTACAAACCAATGGGGAAATATGCCCACTTCATCACGTTGAGAGTAACTGAATCCTATCCTCTATTTCAAACAGATGG
This genomic interval carries:
- the cas3 gene encoding type I-D CRISPR-associated helicase Cas3' gives rise to the protein MSDYCITLKPVYSCPASETPRGVKLPEGWSLAWHQAATLEAIRDPNIDVIFNTAMTGDGKSLAAYLETLLTDFCAVGLYPTNELARDQETQIKGYIDKFQPYSKPRVVRLSGQELEIYAENEGLKKAAAIATRTGQAEILLTNPDILHYLHRDAYLTRGDSPDKLWNRIDKNFDLFIFDEFHVFQAPQIASVINTMLLIKNTNRRKKFLFLSATPNKQLLERLKIAGFRCKDNPIDQSKYQFPDTANECSQLETQGWRQVSREITLNFISLEPTSKASETWLKENRDRILTQFQKHPDSKGAIILNSIAAVKRLTPFFREILEPHGLVVGENTGLSGKEEKERSLQADLVLGTSTIDVGVDFKINFLIFESADAGSFIQRLGRLGRHDGYEQNGQKIAFETFTAYALTPNFLVEKLFLGDTPILEATGIYDRSFFHHQIRENYRRINDFEGYYSRWGAVQSMRICLQLGHKTIKQQYESSQKAFQTACEEVFNTNLKKVFGRSKAWEREWQQLSGNGKGNPIAEDASSFRGFSPLQCGIYDLTESNEIDRFKTYDLPGILGNLEIEVMTKEGFMQLLKETTERIGQPIPKGRFAHCLAFMKLRTYREERLNWRFTYSGKLDAIADAWKVQVLTGIEVWQPENYWIGEINKRLKKQALVSYVIRRPVAEVRSRLRLPMHFAIYPISDQYSFHDTTAPYSIAFSQSALLLDTLAYSFKSQGGEIWIAG
- the mntA gene encoding type VII toxin-antitoxin system MntA family adenylyltransferase antitoxin; translated protein: MPHTTPTLEEIKVLSPQLPKKIPYLKMLSLFGSRARGDTNANSDWDFAALYDEELRKEHVGDNAWAWFEVPQLIGQLFEINSDIIDVVELNSCSWLIAHFIARDGILLYEKDPGGFEYFRLTALKSESELKKFRQDQRQLIEMDLKKWGV
- a CDS encoding HepT-like ribonuclease domain-containing protein, giving the protein MRNILVYQYKEIDSRIVFTAIQKALTQYPHYIQQITAYLDSLEG
- the cas10d gene encoding type I-D CRISPR-associated protein Cas10d/Csc3: MAKKRKSFEQEEKQLSLFDHQDESDLTPPAPLPYKGMGEPDSPLLQGKGLGERLTEQDSDDDWLQDEDLDSDFEPSNRTIEPQSRELLTLKLLREAIQTQNPHDQVISDFAEYVLPNLLRVAIGVTAKGGKFFDELDRKNEAEGKDRVRRDNAGDQSLNTHLLNGLFPANLIEQRLEKLNTTVQRVVRERERRIVIAGFILHDFEKFPDVPADCRKLSLEQHRQIIDEKVRQLGLDRFINPDDSDAYREYLDDLLCVAYNAQRRWDTNWNFSEFGLNPVLRDRTLRALSDLTCLADSLASIIKHPQDAENTRLNELIHSLSDGQLKFTYHSIAENRGVLTNVVNNALMEAHVSLNTQNCAYYEPLLYLPTGVIYLAQRDAPSVQVEDLPERVVNKIKQFCASQLRLRQTGFGRDGKGMKYAEYYNLFFDAPDLMRVALDATLRILRTGKSSVAKSRSDNLIKFQQQNVLSADYNFEFTDDIRIDQIAEFGDLISRKIWGEQVKQIEAERKKDKKLPTIPHLDIVEEIAKFWNLSEYLLPIREIQRINESLKEHKLKGNTGGVPYEWYYLGAKYLERHPGLEDVREICQDAIAYISQLIKPTVVQYKLPDGWDDLRLWVTRVVMLPGKATSVTTSAEVFLQELSGYQLAKKPGRGRQLICSISHSPYTVTEQMESAVLFTPQVYTNKQMLGGSNAKRNISSIAGIEMMLRQILMNQTQAVGKRFEDGKYRYLYFYPTYYFTPETNKFLQKAYNGIAQTRFDTSIRNHFISKDLQANLERDRYQSVDAFLINENIESGKDRTFKLSYPEDQPLTFYFMALPPGRDGTDTESWVMPSWLAFAFPMILDVKTVVSESPIPPFNDGAEFEESVFLDSAPQAFRVLTKRDRFRLDYILEGWTEDSKEYSAPLNLLTAAYAIHLDVNARQGKSGYDSNWGRFTELAKDFETSPLYVFSYLNRWVRNQNVETARIEKIKLYAYHFYPCFDPYAKFNPEMEELIVGEESSLNHPQKLTELYRQFYRANKRYNPKANAVLKPIDIASKTILEADTSFQGEALVTVVAAEVFKLMDRVHASTAEGHWIFKNREEERQAILDFARYFVKEVFENSFAGDRARLAGRQINLIKDTCEFLYRLEDDRENRARNSDQSTDNSPNEAEE
- a CDS encoding WYL domain-containing protein; amino-acid sequence: MSRKGQSITLSISERDKAELEKLARELGMMWGDRPNISKLVEAIARHQLLIAPNSDWSPERIRALTRSFQALTDTGQVEQAEIIANLLLERNEVSLPLRREIERFLENLPPAWRLEIDRYLLRHQPFQLSYQDAAGRIWNFTVRHGKINLHEKRQYLDCWCEETEGNSDIPELVHNWSLRLDRIADAAVIPVSGKWRSQLDYIEVEMHLLEGLAFAYQAKPEDKTVEWLAENQRIRRVIRQVTSSFWFLREVMQYAPDCFIVSPAAMRDRLVSKLRTLCQLYTIEIND